The genomic segment TACGGCTCCATGTACAGGTAGCCGGTGGGGCTGGACGGTCCGGAGGCCAGGTGCGGGGTCGTCCAGCCCGAGCTAAGCCGATTGGCCTGCGGGCAGCAGATCGGCGAGGCGGAGGACGGGCCGTCGCGTAGGCTGCCCGCAGCCTTGCTGCACCCCGGAGGTTTCCATGACCGACCCACCCCCGCCGATCACGCCGGACCGTCCGCCCGCCTCCCGGTCACTGTGAGCCGTCCCTGATTCAGCGCCGACGCCTGCCCGGTGACTCGCCGACCGAGGTCACCCCTTGAACACGTACACGATTGAAACGCCCACGCTGGACACCCTGACCGACTTTTTCGCGCTGCACCCCGACCCGCTGGACGTGGCACAACGTCTTCCCATCCTGCGCGACAACCTCGCGGCGGGCCGGGTCCGGCTGGAGAACCTGCTGATCCTGCGCTCCGAGCGGGGCATAGAGGGAACGGCGCTGATCTCGGCGGCCCCGCAGGTGCCCATCTTTCCCCGCTTCCGCCCGGACGTGACCCCAGCGGCCATGACTGCCCTGGCCTGCGCCCTGCGCGACCGCGCCGAGCCGGAACGGAAGCTGCTGCTTCAGGACGACCTCGCGCCGCTGCAACACGCGGACGCCGTGCTGGTCGCGGGCTGGGTCAGGGACGCCCCCGTCCATGTGATGTACGAGACCGACCTCCAGGCCCGTTCCTATCCCCTCGTGCCCGATGCCGTCGAGGGCGGAGACGATCTGCGCCAGCGTCCTGACATCGCCGCACTGCTGGAGACCCTCGGCCACTCGGATTGGGAATGGGCCGAGGGCTGGACACTGGTCGCCCTCCCCGGCACGGATGGGCAGCCGGTCGCCCTGGGAGCCTTCGGCCCCAGCGGTCGCCCCGGCTGGGCCAACCTGAATATGATCGGCGTCCACCCCAGCGCACGCAGCCAGGGCCTTGGCACCCGTCTGCACGCGCACCTGCTCGCCCGCGCCGCCGAGTCGTTGGCCATGCATGGGGGCGGCACCGAGCAGGGCAACCACGCCATGCGCCGCATCTTCGAGAACAACGGCAGCCGCCACGTCGCCACCCAGATGTATTTCCGGCCCGGCTGACCCCTTGCCCCCGCCCCCGCCGCCCGCGTATAGTTTCCACTTGGTCAAGTGGGGCAGGGCGACCAACGGTTTCCGGACAGGAAGCGGCCCGCACCCCAGACAGAAGCCCCGCCCAGGCGGGCGCGACTGGACTAAGGAGAGCACATGCCCAAGATGAAGACCAAAAAGAGCGTGACCCGCCGGGTAAAGGTCACGGCCACCGGCAAGGTCATGGCGTTCAAGAGTGGCAAGCGCCATCAGAACACCGGCAAGAGCGGCGACGAGATTCGCGGCAAGGGCAAGGGCTTCGTGCTCGCCAAGAGCGAGTGGGCCCGCATGAAGCTGGGCCTCGTCGTTGGGAGGAAGTGAGTTAGATGCCACGCGCCAAGACTGGAACGATTCGCCGCCGCCGCCACAAGAAGGTGCTCAAGCGGGCCAAGGGCTTCTGGGGCAGCCGCTCCAAGCAGTACCGCAACGCCTTCCAGACGCTGCTCAACGCCGCGACCTACGAGTACCGCGACCGCCGCAACAAGAAGCGTGACTTCCGCCGCCTGTGGATTCAGCGCATCAACGCGGGCGCTAGGTTGCACGGCATGAACTACTCGACCTTCATCAACGGCCTGAAGCGGGCCGGGGTGGACCTCAACCGCAAGGTTCTGGCCGACATCGCCGCCCGCGAACCCGAAGCCTTCCGCGCCCTCGTGGACGCGGCCAAGGGTGCCCGGAACCAGTAACCCCCAGGGTTGATGAGAGAGCCGCCTCCCGCGTGGGGGCGGTTTTTTGTGGCCCTCCGAACAGCCTCCCACTCTTTGTTACCCTGTACCCCATGAGCGTGATCCTGGGCATCGATATCGGCGGCAGCGGCATCAAGGGTGCACCCGTGGACACGCAGACGGGGCAGCTCACGGCCGAGCGGCATCGCATTCCTACCCCCGAGGGCGCCCGCCCCGACGACGTGAAGGGGGTGGTGGCCGAACTCGTGCGGCACTTCGGGCACGAGGGGCCGGTGGGGGTCACCTTTCCCGGCATCGTGCAGCACGGCCAGACCCTGAGTGCGGCCAACGTGGACGACGCCTGGATCGGACTGGACGCCGACGCCCTGTTCACCGAGGCCACCGGGCGCGACGTGTACCTCGTCAACGATGCGGACGCCGCCGGAATCGCCGAAGCGCAGTTCGGGGCCGCGCGGGACGTGCCCGGCGTGGTGCTCGTGCTGACCTTCGGCACCGGGATCGGCAGTGCGCTGATGCAGAACGGAGTGCTGGTGCCCAACACCGAGTTGGGGCACCTGTGGCTCAAGGGGGACAAACACGCTGAAACTTGGGCCTCCGACCGTGCCCGCGAACGCGACGACCTGAACTGGAAGGGCTGGGCCAAGCGCGTGAGCACCTACCTCGGGCACCTCGAACGCCTCTTCTCGCCGGAGCTGTTCGTGATCGGGGGCGGGGTCGCCAAGAAGCCCGACAAGTGGCAGCCCCACGTCCAGACCACCCGCACGAAGGTGGTGCCCGCCGGTTTGCAGAACGACTCCGGCATCGTTGGCGCGGCGATGATGGCCGCCGCCCGTGGGCACGAGCAGCACTGACTGGAACTTCCCGGACCTCCCGCCCGTACTGTGACCTGTATGGGATTTCTGAAACGGATGATGGCGGCGGTCGGCGTCGGCGGGGCACGGGTAGATGCGCGGGTGCAGAACCCGGCGGTGCGGGTGGGCGAGAGTGTCTCCGGCGTGATCCTGGTCGAGGGAGGCAGCATCGAGCAGAAGATCGAGCGCCTGAACCTCGGCCTGGCGACCCGCTACAAGAGCGACGACACCTATGTCACGCATACCCTCTTTACCCAGCCGGTGGTGCCGGGCTTTACCCTCCAGCCCGGCGAGCGGCGGGAGTTCCCCTTTCAGCTGCCGGTCCCGGCGGGCACCCCCCTGACCCTGCGCGGCACGGCGGTGTGGCTGGTCACCGACGCGGACATCGCGGGAGCCGCCGACCCCGGTGACACCGACCAGCTTCAGATTCTTCCCAGCCGCGAGATGGAGGCCGTGATCGGCGCGGCCGAGCGCCTGGGCTTCTCGCTGGCGGGGAGCGAGGTCGAGTACCACCACGGGCGGATCGTGCAGGAGCTGAGCTTCCGGCCTCCCTACGGGCAGTACCGCATTCAGGAGCTGGAGATGATGATGCTTCCGGGCGCGGGCGGCGGGCTGGACGTGATCCTGGAGGTGGACCGCCGCGCGACCGGCCTCGCCAGCCTGTTCACCTCCGAGTTCGAGCAGCGGGGCCGCTGGCACGTGCCCGCCTCGCTGCTCGCCGGGGGGCCGGACGCGGTGGCCCGCGAGCTGGGGGCGCGGGTACAGGCGCTGGCGTAAGCGGGGAAGGGCGCGGCAGAATGCGCCCCATGTCTGCCGCCGACCCCCACCTCCCCGAGCTGCTCACCGCCGACGTGCTGTACACGGGCGTCGGGGGTGGGCACGCGCCGGGCGGAGTGGTGGTGTCCGGGGGCGTCATCGCGGCGACCGGGGACCCGGCCACCCTGCGGGCCAACTTCCCGCACGCCCGCGAGCGCCGGGCCGGGGCCGTGATCGCGCCGCCGCCGGTCAACGCGCACACCCACCTCGACATGAGCGCCTATGACTTTCAGGCGCTGCCGTATTTCCGCTGGCTGCCGGAGGTCGTGATCGCGCAGCGGCACAAGCGCGGGGTGGCGGGGGCGCTCGCGGGGGCCGCCGAACTCGCCCGGCAGGGCACGGGCGCTGTGGGCGACATCGTGTGGGCGCCCGACGTGATGGACGCGCTCCTCCCACGCGAGGACCTGACGGGCGTGCTGTACTTCGAGGTGCTGGGCACCTTTCCCGAGCGGGCCGACCTGATCTTCGCGGAGGTGCGCGAGCGGGTGGAGCGTTGGCGGCGAATGGAGCGGCCCGGCGGCCTGCGGGTGGGCCTCACGCCGCACACGCCCTTCACGGTGAGCCACCGCCTGATGCGTTTGGCGACCGAGTACGCGGCGGGGGAGGGCCTGCCCCTCCAGATTCACGTCGCGGAGCATCCCGCCGAGCCCGAACTCTTCCGCACCGGGGGTGGGCCGCTGTGGGAGCACCGCCTCCCGGCCCTCTATCCGGGCACCTTCGCGGAGGTGATCGGGCGGGAGCCGGAACTGGACCTCACCCCGGTGCGCTACCTCGACGAACTCGGCGTGTTGCGGGCGCGGCCCACCCTGATCCACATGGTGAATGTGACTCCGGAGGACATCGTGCGGGTGGCCGCCGCCGGATGCGCGGTCGTGAGCTGTCCCCGGTCCAACGCGCACCTGGGCTGCGGCACCCTGCCCTGGGGCGCCTTCGCGGCGGCGGGGGTAGAGGTGGCGCTGGGCACCGACTCGGTCGCCAGTGGCGGCAGCCTCGACGTGCGCGACGAGGTGGCCTTTGCCCGCACCCGGTATCCCACCCTGGACCCCCGCGTGATCGTCCGGGCCGCCGTCAAGGGGGGGCACCGGGTCACCGGCACGCGCCCTCCGCTGCTGCGGCGCGGGGACGCCTGGGACGAGCGCTTCGTGTGGTGACGTGCTATGCTTCTGCGGTTGCCCGTCACGCACAACGACGTGACGGAGGAGGTTCAACATGAAGAAAGACATTCACCCCAAGGCCGTCCCCACCAAGATCATCTACCAGGGCAAGGTCGTCATGGAAACCCTCAGCACCCGTCCCGAGATTCACGTGGACGTGTGGAGCGGCGTTCACCCCTTCTGGACCGGCGAGGAGCGCTTCGTCGACACCGAGGGCCGCGTGGACAAGTTCAACAAGCGCTTCGGCGACAGCTACCGCACCAACCGCAAGAAGTAGTCATCGCCGCCCCGCGCGGGGCCGAGCGGAGCGACTTGCAAAGCTGCGAAGCAGAGCAGCGAATGAACCCCCAGGCCGCCCTGGGGGTTTTGCTGTTGGCTGAGCTGCCCCGCCCGACGGGGTGGGGCGTTGTTCGTGACTGGGCTCAGCGCGTCAGGGTGAAGGGAAAGGTGGACTCGCCCACCACCCAGCGGTATTCCCCTGGGGGCAAGGCGGCAAGATCGGAGTGCGGACTGGCCGGAAGCGTTATCGTCTGACCAGGTTGGAGGAGCATCACCTCCAGAACATCGGCGCATACGGCTCCCTGCGCAGGTGGCACAGGGCTGCCGTCGGGACGCGTGACGTGGACGATGACCGCCCCACACTTCGGGTGAAAGATGACCGGGGTCCCCGTCGGATTGGTCACACGGACGGAGATATCCGGTCGGCGTCCCAGCTTTAAGGGTGTTGCCCGGATGGCCCCCAGACTGAACACACG from the Deinococcus sp. NW-56 genome contains:
- the rpmI gene encoding 50S ribosomal protein L35, whose product is MPKMKTKKSVTRRVKVTATGKVMAFKSGKRHQNTGKSGDEIRGKGKGFVLAKSEWARMKLGLVVGRK
- a CDS encoding amidohydrolase family protein; protein product: MRPMSAADPHLPELLTADVLYTGVGGGHAPGGVVVSGGVIAATGDPATLRANFPHARERRAGAVIAPPPVNAHTHLDMSAYDFQALPYFRWLPEVVIAQRHKRGVAGALAGAAELARQGTGAVGDIVWAPDVMDALLPREDLTGVLYFEVLGTFPERADLIFAEVRERVERWRRMERPGGLRVGLTPHTPFTVSHRLMRLATEYAAGEGLPLQIHVAEHPAEPELFRTGGGPLWEHRLPALYPGTFAEVIGREPELDLTPVRYLDELGVLRARPTLIHMVNVTPEDIVRVAAAGCAVVSCPRSNAHLGCGTLPWGAFAAAGVEVALGTDSVASGGSLDVRDEVAFARTRYPTLDPRVIVRAAVKGGHRVTGTRPPLLRRGDAWDERFVW
- a CDS encoding GNAT family N-acetyltransferase, producing the protein MNTYTIETPTLDTLTDFFALHPDPLDVAQRLPILRDNLAAGRVRLENLLILRSERGIEGTALISAAPQVPIFPRFRPDVTPAAMTALACALRDRAEPERKLLLQDDLAPLQHADAVLVAGWVRDAPVHVMYETDLQARSYPLVPDAVEGGDDLRQRPDIAALLETLGHSDWEWAEGWTLVALPGTDGQPVALGAFGPSGRPGWANLNMIGVHPSARSQGLGTRLHAHLLARAAESLAMHGGGTEQGNHAMRRIFENNGSRHVATQMYFRPG
- a CDS encoding sporulation protein — encoded protein: MGFLKRMMAAVGVGGARVDARVQNPAVRVGESVSGVILVEGGSIEQKIERLNLGLATRYKSDDTYVTHTLFTQPVVPGFTLQPGERREFPFQLPVPAGTPLTLRGTAVWLVTDADIAGAADPGDTDQLQILPSREMEAVIGAAERLGFSLAGSEVEYHHGRIVQELSFRPPYGQYRIQELEMMMLPGAGGGLDVILEVDRRATGLASLFTSEFEQRGRWHVPASLLAGGPDAVARELGARVQALA
- the ppgK gene encoding polyphosphate--glucose phosphotransferase, producing MSVILGIDIGGSGIKGAPVDTQTGQLTAERHRIPTPEGARPDDVKGVVAELVRHFGHEGPVGVTFPGIVQHGQTLSAANVDDAWIGLDADALFTEATGRDVYLVNDADAAGIAEAQFGAARDVPGVVLVLTFGTGIGSALMQNGVLVPNTELGHLWLKGDKHAETWASDRARERDDLNWKGWAKRVSTYLGHLERLFSPELFVIGGGVAKKPDKWQPHVQTTRTKVVPAGLQNDSGIVGAAMMAAARGHEQH
- the rplT gene encoding 50S ribosomal protein L20; its protein translation is MPRAKTGTIRRRRHKKVLKRAKGFWGSRSKQYRNAFQTLLNAATYEYRDRRNKKRDFRRLWIQRINAGARLHGMNYSTFINGLKRAGVDLNRKVLADIAAREPEAFRALVDAAKGARNQ
- the rpmE gene encoding 50S ribosomal protein L31 translates to MKKDIHPKAVPTKIIYQGKVVMETLSTRPEIHVDVWSGVHPFWTGEERFVDTEGRVDKFNKRFGDSYRTNRKK